One Arthrobacter sp. FW306-07-I genomic window carries:
- a CDS encoding fatty acid desaturase family protein — protein sequence MSVISPTKTTAAGGASAGSSRTRPGKLAESGSPTVRPPAAAHLTDEQVAELGRELDAIRDEILGKRGAEDAAYIRRMIKIQRGLELSGRAALLVGKNKAAWVTGTTLLSLAKILENMELGHNILHGQWDWMRDPDIHSTTWEWDFVTPSRSWQHTHNDLHHRWTNVVGKDNDVGYNLLRMDEQQPWKPINLANPLFNAILAPVFEWGIAIYDLELTEYKEGTKSKEALLKDLKALGKKVVTQFTKDYAATPALAMLTGSAKQALFGTIAANAIRNVWAHAVIFCGHFPEGTDTFTEEMVDGETRGDWYVRQMIGSANISGSKFMHLMTGNLSHQIEHHLFPDLPSNRYAEVAPRVREICQRYGLKYTTGPLLKQVGSSWAKVFKLALPGKTAQA from the coding sequence ATGTCTGTCATCTCACCCACAAAGACCACTGCCGCCGGAGGGGCCAGCGCCGGCTCATCGAGGACACGCCCCGGCAAGCTCGCCGAGTCCGGAAGCCCCACTGTTCGGCCGCCCGCCGCCGCGCACCTCACCGACGAACAGGTGGCGGAGCTGGGCCGCGAGCTCGACGCCATCCGGGATGAGATCCTGGGCAAGCGGGGCGCGGAAGATGCCGCCTACATCCGCCGCATGATCAAGATCCAGCGCGGCCTGGAACTCTCCGGCCGTGCCGCCCTGCTGGTGGGAAAGAACAAGGCCGCCTGGGTCACGGGCACCACGCTGCTGAGCCTTGCCAAGATCCTGGAAAACATGGAGCTGGGCCACAACATCCTGCACGGCCAGTGGGACTGGATGCGGGACCCGGACATCCACTCCACCACCTGGGAATGGGACTTCGTCACGCCGTCGCGGTCCTGGCAGCACACCCACAACGACCTGCACCACCGCTGGACCAACGTGGTGGGCAAGGACAATGACGTCGGATACAACCTCCTGCGCATGGACGAGCAGCAGCCGTGGAAGCCCATCAACCTGGCCAACCCGCTGTTCAACGCCATCCTGGCACCGGTCTTCGAGTGGGGCATTGCCATCTACGACCTCGAACTCACCGAGTACAAGGAAGGCACCAAGTCCAAGGAAGCCCTGCTCAAGGACCTGAAGGCGCTGGGCAAGAAGGTGGTCACCCAGTTCACCAAGGACTACGCCGCCACGCCCGCCCTGGCAATGCTGACCGGCTCCGCGAAGCAGGCCCTGTTCGGCACCATCGCAGCCAACGCCATCCGCAACGTCTGGGCCCACGCCGTCATCTTCTGCGGCCACTTCCCGGAAGGCACCGACACCTTCACGGAAGAGATGGTGGACGGCGAGACCCGCGGCGACTGGTATGTCCGCCAGATGATCGGGTCCGCCAACATTTCGGGCTCCAAATTCATGCACCTCATGACCGGCAACCTGTCGCACCAGATTGAGCACCACCTCTTCCCGGACCTGCCGTCCAACCGGTACGCCGAGGTGGCCCCAAGGGTCCGCGAAATCTGCCAGCGCTACGGCCTGAAGTACACCACCGGCCCGCTGCTGAAGCAGGTGGGGTCATCCTGGGCCAAGGTCTTCAAGCTGGCACTGCCGGGCAAGACCGCACAAGCCTAG
- a CDS encoding ferredoxin reductase, producing the protein MIRLRQLAQAASVLTTPLTPEDVLSLFNPVYSARQLRGVVTRVVQETAQSATIFFRPGRGWKAHLAGQWARIGVELDGVRHWRSYSLSAPAGKDPAITVTDVGAVSGTLVRTTKPGDVLFLAPPQGDFVLPEHPRPLLMVTAGSGITPVMSMIRTLVPRRPDADVVLVHSARTRDDSLFREELAELADQFPNFRLAHWYTGEQGRMDFSSTKELDEICPDWKERAAYACGPDSFLDDAEALWQRAALTTRAPGTDVAVAGSAGNLMIERFNTSFDAAVGHDGGLVTFEASDREVEADGDTPILDVGEDAGVLMPSGCRMGICHSCLTPLLAGQVRDLRTGEVHGEPGQLIQTCVSAAAGPVNLEI; encoded by the coding sequence ATGATCCGGCTACGACAGCTGGCCCAGGCGGCTTCAGTACTCACTACCCCTTTGACGCCCGAGGACGTCCTCTCGCTATTCAATCCGGTCTACTCGGCCCGGCAGTTGCGTGGCGTGGTCACCCGGGTGGTCCAGGAGACCGCCCAGTCCGCCACCATCTTCTTCCGCCCCGGACGAGGCTGGAAGGCGCACCTTGCAGGGCAGTGGGCGCGCATCGGCGTCGAACTCGACGGTGTCCGCCACTGGCGCTCCTACTCGCTCAGCGCACCCGCCGGCAAGGACCCGGCGATCACCGTGACCGACGTCGGTGCCGTCTCCGGCACCCTGGTCCGCACCACCAAGCCCGGGGATGTCCTGTTCCTGGCCCCGCCGCAGGGTGATTTCGTCCTGCCGGAACATCCGCGCCCCCTCCTGATGGTTACCGCGGGCAGCGGCATCACCCCGGTGATGTCCATGATCCGCACCCTCGTGCCGCGGCGCCCGGACGCCGACGTCGTCCTGGTCCACTCAGCCCGCACGCGGGATGACAGCCTGTTCCGTGAGGAGCTGGCTGAGCTTGCCGACCAGTTCCCGAATTTCCGGCTGGCACACTGGTACACCGGCGAGCAGGGCCGCATGGACTTCTCCAGCACCAAGGAGCTGGACGAGATCTGCCCGGACTGGAAGGAACGGGCTGCCTATGCCTGCGGCCCGGACAGCTTCCTGGACGACGCCGAAGCGTTGTGGCAGCGGGCAGCCCTGACAACGCGGGCGCCCGGCACTGACGTGGCGGTGGCCGGCAGTGCCGGCAACCTGATGATCGAACGCTTCAACACCAGCTTCGACGCCGCCGTGGGGCACGACGGCGGCCTGGTCACCTTTGAAGCCAGCGACCGGGAGGTGGAGGCCGACGGCGACACACCCATCCTGGACGTCGGCGAGGACGCCGGGGTGCTGATGCCCAGCGGCTGCCGGATGGGCATCTGCCACAGCTGCCTCACGCCGCTCCTGGCCGGGCAGGTCCGCGACCTCCGTACCGGGGAAGTCCACGGCGAACCCGGCCAACTGATCCAAACGTGTGTCTCGGCAGCCGCCGGACCCGTCAACCTCGAAATCTGA